The Malus domestica chromosome 10, GDT2T_hap1 genome contains a region encoding:
- the LOC103400360 gene encoding uncharacterized protein isoform X2 — MANSLVIGLRVLFAALGCAMTVTLVYTLSVDGLPFRKDLLTPWMVATLIDFYINVVPLAIWISYKESNWIIATLWVTLLVCFGSITTCAYILLQFMKLSTAESQDPMYYVLLRHSNSYGTESKNKCSHVMIARVTFIALGLLMLGTLLYTLLTDGTPFRTELLTPWMTATLIDFYINVVALSVWVVYKESSWTTAALWIIFLISFGSITTCTYIVRQLFLLTSQDPLYVVLLRSGSRKQK; from the exons ATGGCGAATTCTTTGGTGATTGGCTTAAGAGTTCTGTTTGCAGCTTTGGGCTGCGCGATGACCGTCACTCTCGTTTACACTCTCTCCGTCGACGGCCTTCCCTTTCGCAAGGACCTTCTTACtcc GTGGATGGTGGCTACCTTGATTGATTTCTACATCAATGTTGTTCCTTTGGCG ATTTGGATTTCCTACAAGGAGTCAAACTGGATTATTGCTACACTATGGGTTACACTACTAGTATGCTTTGGAAG TATCACTACATGTGCCTACATTCTGTTGCAATTTATGAAGCTATCGACTGCAGAATCGCAAGATCCTATGTACTATGTTCTGTTGCGACATTCAAACAG TTATGGTACGGAAAGTAAGAATAAGTGCTCCCACGTTATGATTGCAAGAGTTACCTTTATTGCTTTGGGTCTCTTGATGCTGGGAACTCTTCTGTACACTCTCTTAACAGATGGTACTCCTTTTCGCACAGAGCTTTTGACTCc GTGGATGACAGCAACACTTATTGACTTTTACATCAATGTTGTTGCTCTATCA GTTTGGGTTGTCTACAAAGAATCAAGTTGGACTACTGCAGCTCTTTGGATAATCTTTTTGATAAGTTTTGGCAG CATTACCACATGTACCTATATTGTCCGGCAGCTGTTTCTGTTGACATCCCAAGATCCACTCTATGTTGTTCTACTAAGAAGTGGTAGTAG AAAGCAGAAGTGA
- the LOC103400359 gene encoding ras-related protein Rab7, which produces MSLRRRTLLKVIVLGDSGVGKTSLMNQYVHKKFSQQYKATIGADFVTKELQIDDRLVTLQIWDTAGQERFQSLGVAFYRGADCCVLVYDVNVMKSFDTLDNWHEEFLKQADPPDPKTFPFILLGNKIDIDGGNSRVVSEKKAKDWCASKGNIPYFETSAKEDYNVDGAFLCIAKTALANEHEQDIYFQGVPEAVTESDQRGGGGCAC; this is translated from the exons ATGTCATTGCGCAGACGAACCTTGCTCAAGGTCATCGTTCTCGGCGACAGCGG GGTGGGCAAGACCTCGTTGATGAACCA ATATGTGCACAAGAAGTTTAGTCAGCAGTATAAAGCTACAATTGGTGCCGATTTTGTCACCAAAGAACTCCAAATCGATGACAGGCTCGTCACTTTACAa ATTTGGGACACGGCCGGGCAGGAAAGATTTCAGAGTCTTGGAGTTGCATTCTACAGAGGAGCAGATTGCTGTGTTCTTGTTTATGATGTTAACGTAATGAAGTCCTTTGATACTCTAGATAATTGGCATGAGGAGTTTCTCAAGCAG GCCGACCCTCCCGATCCCAAGACATTTCCGTTTATCTTGCTTGGTAACAAGATTGATATAGATGGGGGGAACAGTCGTGTG GTGTCGGAGAAGAAAGCAAAGGACTGGTGTGCATCAAAGGGGAATATACCTTATTTTGAGACATCAGCAAAAGAGGATTACAACGTTGATGGTGCATTTCTTTGTATTGCGAAGACTGCTCTTGCAAATGAACATGAGCAGGACAT ATATTTCCAGGGCGTCCCGGAGGCTGTTACAGAGTCCGATCAGAGAGGAGGTGGCGGCTGTGCATGCTGA
- the LOC103400360 gene encoding uncharacterized protein isoform X1, with protein sequence MANSLVIGLRVLFAALGCAMTVTLVYTLSVDGLPFRKDLLTPWMVATLIDFYINVVPLAIWISYKESNWIIATLWVTLLVCFGSITTCAYILLQFMKLSTAESQDPMYYVLLRHSNSYGTESKNKCSHVMIARVTFIALGLLMLGTLLYTLLTDGTPFRTELLTPWMTATLIDFYINVVALSVWVVYKESSWTTAALWIIFLISFGSITTCTYIVRQLFLLTSQDPLYVVLLRSGSRAESRSDGALI encoded by the exons ATGGCGAATTCTTTGGTGATTGGCTTAAGAGTTCTGTTTGCAGCTTTGGGCTGCGCGATGACCGTCACTCTCGTTTACACTCTCTCCGTCGACGGCCTTCCCTTTCGCAAGGACCTTCTTACtcc GTGGATGGTGGCTACCTTGATTGATTTCTACATCAATGTTGTTCCTTTGGCG ATTTGGATTTCCTACAAGGAGTCAAACTGGATTATTGCTACACTATGGGTTACACTACTAGTATGCTTTGGAAG TATCACTACATGTGCCTACATTCTGTTGCAATTTATGAAGCTATCGACTGCAGAATCGCAAGATCCTATGTACTATGTTCTGTTGCGACATTCAAACAG TTATGGTACGGAAAGTAAGAATAAGTGCTCCCACGTTATGATTGCAAGAGTTACCTTTATTGCTTTGGGTCTCTTGATGCTGGGAACTCTTCTGTACACTCTCTTAACAGATGGTACTCCTTTTCGCACAGAGCTTTTGACTCc GTGGATGACAGCAACACTTATTGACTTTTACATCAATGTTGTTGCTCTATCA GTTTGGGTTGTCTACAAAGAATCAAGTTGGACTACTGCAGCTCTTTGGATAATCTTTTTGATAAGTTTTGGCAG CATTACCACATGTACCTATATTGTCCGGCAGCTGTTTCTGTTGACATCCCAAGATCCACTCTATGTTGTTCTACTAAGAAGTGGTAGTAG GGCAGAAAGCAGAAGTGACGGAGCTTTGATCTGA